A genomic stretch from Frigoribacterium sp. PvP032 includes:
- a CDS encoding ABC transporter permease, producing MTSFYPLSGNEKEADARQVVERTREAAERRGAGASSGSQEARAGSTRTSRGPRRGLALLGVILPAAVLLAWVLATEVVDVPSYNLPSPSDVWLAGVQLAQAGLLGQYVAISVQRVLIGFAIGAGIGIVLGAVVGLSRVGEALLAPSIAAVRAVPSLAWVPLLILYLGIGEDSKITLIAIGAAFPVFTTVAGSLRHVDPQLVEAGRAYGLGPVSLFTTVQLPAVIPSLVSGLRLALAQAWLFLVAAELIASSMGLGFLLTDSQYNGRVDRMFLAIILLALLGTLTDFVLNVAQRVLLRRWR from the coding sequence ATGACCAGCTTCTACCCGCTGAGCGGCAACGAGAAGGAGGCGGACGCCCGCCAGGTCGTCGAGCGCACCCGCGAGGCGGCCGAGCGCCGCGGTGCAGGCGCGAGCAGCGGATCGCAGGAGGCGCGGGCCGGCTCGACCCGCACCTCCCGCGGTCCGCGTCGCGGCCTGGCACTGCTCGGGGTGATCCTGCCCGCGGCCGTCCTGCTCGCGTGGGTGCTCGCGACCGAGGTCGTCGACGTGCCGAGCTACAACCTCCCCTCGCCGTCGGACGTCTGGCTGGCCGGCGTGCAGCTGGCCCAGGCAGGACTGCTCGGGCAGTACGTCGCGATCTCCGTGCAGCGCGTGCTGATCGGCTTCGCGATCGGGGCCGGCATCGGCATCGTGCTCGGAGCCGTCGTCGGACTCTCCCGGGTCGGCGAGGCCCTGCTCGCCCCGTCGATCGCGGCCGTGCGGGCCGTGCCGTCGCTGGCGTGGGTGCCGCTGCTGATCCTCTACCTCGGCATCGGCGAGGACTCGAAGATCACCCTCATCGCGATCGGGGCCGCTTTCCCCGTCTTCACGACCGTCGCGGGCAGCCTCCGCCACGTCGACCCCCAGCTGGTGGAGGCGGGCCGCGCGTACGGACTCGGCCCCGTCTCCCTCTTCACGACGGTGCAGCTGCCGGCGGTGATCCCGTCGCTCGTCTCGGGCCTGCGCCTCGCGCTCGCCCAGGCGTGGCTGTTCCTGGTCGCGGCCGAGCTGATCGCCTCGTCGATGGGACTCGGCTTCCTGCTCACCGACTCGCAGTACAACGGACGTGTCGACCGCATGTTCCTCGCGATCATCCTGCTGGCGCTGCTCGGGACGCTGACCGACTTCGTCCTCAACGTCGCCCAGCGCGTGCTCCTCCGCCGCTGGCGCTAG
- a CDS encoding aliphatic sulfonate ABC transporter substrate-binding protein produces MTTTRTSPARRSRASFAALALGAAAALALTGCVAGEDAQGEPAEAAGGDASASSGEWSTDTLNIDFATYNPLSLIVKDQGFIEDALGDDVAVTWTQSAGSNKANELLRAGAVDVGSTAGSAALLARSNGSPIHTIDIYSQPEWSALVVPGDSDIADVEDLKGKTIAATKGTDPYFFLLQALDEAGLSASDVTIENLQHADGRAALENGSVDAWSGLDPIMAASEAESGTKLLYRNVDFNTYGFLNATESFLMESPDVAQVVVDSYEKARAWAEENPDETATILSGVAGIDPAVASTVLDRTHFDVDPVPGAAQQAVLETVGPILVESGDVASQDAVDDALDTLFDDTFAKDADAS; encoded by the coding sequence ATGACCACCACCCGCACCTCCCCTGCCCGCCGCAGCCGCGCCTCCTTCGCCGCCCTCGCGCTGGGCGCAGCGGCAGCCCTCGCGCTCACCGGCTGCGTCGCCGGCGAGGACGCCCAGGGCGAGCCCGCCGAGGCCGCGGGCGGCGACGCGAGCGCGTCCAGCGGCGAGTGGAGCACCGACACGCTGAACATCGACTTCGCGACCTACAACCCGCTCAGCCTCATCGTCAAAGATCAGGGCTTCATCGAGGACGCCCTCGGCGACGACGTCGCCGTCACCTGGACCCAGTCCGCCGGCTCGAACAAGGCCAACGAGCTGCTGCGTGCCGGAGCCGTCGACGTCGGCTCCACCGCCGGCTCGGCCGCGCTGCTCGCCCGCTCGAACGGCTCCCCCATCCACACGATCGACATCTACTCGCAGCCCGAGTGGTCGGCGCTCGTCGTCCCCGGTGACAGCGACATCGCCGACGTCGAAGACCTCAAGGGCAAGACGATCGCGGCGACCAAGGGCACCGACCCCTACTTCTTCCTGCTGCAGGCGCTCGACGAGGCCGGCCTCAGCGCCAGCGACGTCACCATCGAGAACCTGCAGCACGCCGACGGCCGCGCCGCCCTCGAGAACGGCAGTGTCGACGCCTGGTCCGGGCTCGACCCGATCATGGCCGCCAGCGAGGCCGAGTCGGGCACGAAGCTGCTCTACCGCAACGTCGACTTCAACACCTACGGGTTCCTCAACGCGACGGAGTCGTTCCTGATGGAGTCGCCCGACGTCGCCCAGGTCGTCGTCGACTCGTACGAGAAGGCCCGCGCCTGGGCCGAGGAGAACCCCGACGAGACCGCGACGATCCTCTCCGGGGTCGCGGGCATCGACCCGGCCGTCGCCAGCACCGTTCTCGACCGCACCCACTTCGACGTCGACCCCGTCCCCGGAGCCGCGCAGCAGGCCGTGCTCGAGACCGTCGGCCCGATCCTCGTCGAGTCCGGCGACGTCGCCTCGCAGGACGCCGTCGACGACGCCCTCGACACCCTCTTCGACGACACCTTCGCCAAGGACGCCGACGCTTCATGA
- a CDS encoding glycine betaine ABC transporter substrate-binding protein gives MKKTTRMKKNARLATALSAAAVALSLGLTACTPGGPPAAALDNGDQGEITIAVFAGWPEGIAASELWSAVLEDEGYDVTLTDIDVAPGYSGVASGDYDLVLDSWLPDTHAAYLDEFGADLTDLGPWYTDARNTIVVNDDAPITSLDELAANADLFGSRIVGLEPGAGLTKITEEQAIPTYGLEDMEFITSSTAALLTELQAADAAGENIVATLARPHWAYEAYGLRDLVDPEGAMGAAEEIHALGSPTFDDDFATAGGWLRDFSMSDDELLSLCNLLFNENSGSDYEPLVREWMAEHGDYVDELTA, from the coding sequence ATGAAGAAGACCACCCGCATGAAGAAGAACGCCCGACTCGCCACGGCCCTGAGCGCCGCCGCCGTCGCCCTCTCGCTCGGGCTGACGGCCTGCACACCGGGAGGGCCTCCCGCCGCCGCCCTCGACAACGGCGACCAGGGCGAGATCACCATCGCCGTGTTCGCGGGCTGGCCGGAGGGGATCGCCGCGTCCGAGCTGTGGAGCGCCGTGCTCGAGGACGAGGGCTACGACGTGACGCTGACCGACATCGACGTGGCTCCGGGGTACTCGGGCGTGGCGTCGGGCGACTACGACCTCGTGCTCGACTCGTGGCTGCCCGACACGCACGCCGCCTACCTCGACGAGTTCGGGGCCGACCTGACCGACCTCGGCCCCTGGTACACCGACGCCCGCAACACGATCGTCGTCAACGACGACGCGCCGATCACCTCCCTGGACGAGCTCGCCGCGAACGCCGACCTGTTCGGCAGCCGGATCGTCGGCCTCGAGCCCGGCGCCGGCCTGACGAAGATCACCGAGGAGCAGGCGATCCCGACCTACGGCCTCGAGGACATGGAGTTCATCACGTCGTCGACCGCCGCGCTGCTGACCGAGCTGCAGGCCGCCGACGCCGCGGGCGAGAACATCGTCGCGACCCTCGCCCGTCCGCACTGGGCCTACGAGGCGTACGGGCTGCGCGACCTGGTGGACCCGGAGGGCGCCATGGGCGCGGCCGAGGAGATCCACGCGCTCGGCAGCCCCACCTTCGACGACGACTTCGCGACGGCCGGCGGCTGGCTGCGCGACTTCTCGATGAGCGACGACGAGCTGCTCTCGCTCTGCAACCTGCTCTTCAACGAGAACAGCGGCAGCGACTACGAGCCGCTGGTGCGCGAGTGGATGGCCGAGCACGGCGACTACGTCGACGAGCTGACCGCGTAG
- a CDS encoding ABC transporter ATP-binding protein: MPASSTTASRALPLTLRGVGRRFDRPVLHEVDLDVAAGEIVAVLGPSGCGKSTLLRQLGGLDQPDTGTVRIGDEPARHADQRCAVAFQEPRLLPWRTLRDNVALGLPKPSKPSSKTGTASSSSRTTAAAPKLTKAERDARLTELLDLVHLGPAGARRPREVSGGMAQRASLARALARQPAVLLLDEPFGALDALTRLRMQDLLLDVHDALPTTVVLVTHDVDEALYLADRIVLLVDLSQQPADQPDPASADATHTDTAGGATSIQRIVTVPGARRRDRDAPELAVLRQELLEGLGVHRVPAASSGTARS, translated from the coding sequence ATGCCCGCCTCCTCGACGACCGCCTCCCGCGCTCTGCCGTTGACCCTGCGCGGTGTGGGCCGGCGGTTCGACCGGCCGGTGCTGCACGAGGTGGACCTCGACGTGGCCGCCGGCGAGATCGTCGCCGTGCTCGGGCCGAGCGGGTGCGGCAAGTCGACTCTGCTTCGCCAGCTCGGCGGACTCGACCAGCCCGACACCGGCACCGTCCGGATCGGCGACGAGCCCGCCCGCCACGCCGACCAGCGCTGCGCCGTGGCCTTCCAGGAGCCGCGCCTCCTCCCCTGGCGCACCCTCCGCGACAACGTCGCCCTCGGCCTCCCGAAGCCGAGCAAGCCGAGCTCCAAGACCGGCACGGCCAGCAGCAGCAGCCGCACCACCGCCGCCGCCCCCAAGCTCACGAAGGCCGAGCGCGACGCCCGCCTCACCGAGCTGCTCGACCTCGTCCACCTCGGGCCGGCCGGCGCCCGCCGCCCCCGCGAGGTCAGCGGCGGCATGGCCCAGCGCGCCAGCCTCGCCCGGGCCCTCGCCCGCCAGCCGGCGGTCCTCCTCCTCGACGAGCCGTTCGGCGCCCTCGACGCACTCACCCGCCTCCGCATGCAGGACCTGCTCCTCGACGTCCACGACGCCCTCCCCACCACGGTCGTCCTCGTCACCCACGACGTCGACGAGGCCCTCTACCTCGCCGATCGCATCGTGCTGCTCGTCGACCTGAGCCAGCAGCCTGCCGACCAGCCCGACCCGGCGAGCGCCGACGCGACGCACACCGACACCGCAGGAGGCGCAACCAGCATCCAGCGCATCGTCACGGTCCCCGGAGCCCGCCGTCGAGACCGCGACGCCCCCGAGCTCGCCGTCCTCCGCCAGGAGCTGCTCGAGGGCCTCGGCGTCCACCGCGTCCCCGCGGCCAGCAGCGGCACCGCACGCTCCTAG